A window of the Penaeus vannamei isolate JL-2024 chromosome 19, ASM4276789v1, whole genome shotgun sequence genome harbors these coding sequences:
- the LOC138864934 gene encoding uncharacterized protein has product MHLKFEEQMEMVSANASVLSHKVYSKTSSYPVIHAKGFRTFYAIPESFYSFDDNQEDSGPRMASSGAARREEAAAPTAGETKGPADEAQELDVDARLKDFLRRISKDARDVLELARTQRLGGILVRQVMERAAGDLGNGSDGEDDDDGDEETRLMTMLLSEDVVERKVKTLLEAATDEGRRATAAEDLARAVNGRLGDTGAATLGENATKETARHLENAAKNMDEARRLCAGADCTTRRAMATVMRKILAVMRTRMTLDLEKSVEMRVTVMLCDFVTDERRRERLVDGLATTMRKGESGRREREGGREKEGEKQEKTNEGNVKGGGRT; this is encoded by the exons ATGCACCTTAAGTTTGAGGAGCAGATGGAAATG GTGAGTGCAAATGCGTCAGTGTTGTCCCACAAGGTGTATTCGAAGACCTCGTCATACCCAGTCATTCATGCCAAGGGATTCAGGACTTTTTACGCAATACCAGAGAGCTTCTACAGCTTCGACGACAATCAA GAGGACAGCGGCCCCCGGATGGCCTCGTCGGGGGCGGCACGGCGCGAGGAGGCGGCAGCTCCGACGGCCGGCGAGACCAAGGGCCCGGCAGACGAGGCGCAGGAGCTGGATGTCGACGCGAGGCTGAAGGACTTCCTCAGGAGGATCTCGAAGGATGCGCGAGACGTACTGGAGCTGGCCAGGACTCAGCGCCTGGGAGGCATACTGGTGCGGCAGGTGATGGAGAGGGCCGCGGGGGACTTGGGAAATGGTAGTGAcggggaggacgacgacgacggtgACGAAGAAACGAGGCTGATGACGATGCTCCTGAGCGAAGACGTAGTCGAGAGGAAGGTAAAGACGCTCCTCGAGGCGGCGACGGACGAAGGGAGGCGGGCGACGGCGGCGGAGGACCTGGCAAGGGCGGTAAACGGACGCCTCGGGGACACGGGGGCGGCGACCCTCGGAGAGAACGCGACGAAGGAGACAGCGCGTCACCTGGAGAACGCGGCGAAGAACATGGACGAGGCAAGGAGGCTGTGCGCGGGCGCGGACTGCACGACGAGGAGAGCCATGGCGACGGTCATGAGGAAGATCCTGGCGGTCATGAGGACCCGCATGACCCTCGACCTCGAAAAGAGCGTGGAGATGAGGGTGACGGTGATGCTGTGCGACTTCGTGACGGACGAGCGACGGAGGGAGAGGCTGGTCGACGGGCTCGCGACCaccatgaggaagggggagagtgggaggagggagagggagggaggaagagagaaggagggagagaagcaagaaaaaacgAATGAGGGAAacgtgaagggaggaggaagaacttaG